In the SAR86 cluster bacterium genome, ACATCAGACAGATGTACAAGAACGGTTGAGTACAGCGAGACAACTCCACGAGCTATCCTCAGTTATCAGCAAACCGATGATGTACTTTTCTATGCTAGTTACAGTAAAGGATATTCAAGTGGTGGCTTTAATGGTGACGTTGCTATGAGACGTTTCTTACCTGAAACATCTGACAACTATGAATTTGGAATGAAGGGAGAATTCTTTGACAACAGGTTAAGAGTGAACGCTACTGCCTTTAGTACAACTTACGAAAATCAACAGGTTACAGTTGGAAGAATTGTAAATGGTACTCCAATTGCTGATTTGGTTAACGCACAGGAAGCAACTTTAGAGGGCATGGAATTTGAAATTCTTGCTCAGTTATCTGATTCCTAATCTATATGTCTGAAGGAATAGCCGAAGTAAACAACATCAATATTTGGTGGGAAGACTTCGGCAATCCCTCTAACCCTTCCGTCCTTTTGATTATGGGTGCGAATGCAAATGCACTTTTATGGAGAGAGGATTTCATAAATCCAATTGTAAAATCAGGTTTTCACGTTGTTAGATTTGATAATCGAGATGTTGGTAAAAGCACTTGGGTTACCACTGAGCCAACCTTTAATATTGACGCTGGATCAGTTGTAGCCTCTGAAGTCTCTTATACCCTAGAGGATATGGCATCCGATGCAGTGGCACTTATGGATCATTTAAATATACAAAAAGCTCATATCATAGGTGCATCTATGGGGGGCATGATTACCCAAGTAATTGGTTTAGATTACCCGGATCGGGTTTCATCATTAACTCCTATAATGTCATCTCCAGGTATCGGACTAGAAGATTCAAATCTGCAAGGTCCCACACAAGAGATGATGGAGGCTATTATTGAATCCATGAAATTAAATATGGAAGGTGAGTATGAGGATGCTCTAGTAGTAAATTATAGAGTTTTAAGTGGTTCTAGATTTCCATTTAATGAAGAAAAATTTAGAGAACAAGCCAAGGATGTTATTGCTCATGGGCACAATCCTTTTCCAGGACATGGAGCAGCTGTAGGTCAAAGCCCTCATCGAGGAGTGAGATTATCTGAGATAGATATCCCTACATTAGTAATTCATGGAACAGAAGATGCAATACTTCCTTATGACCATGGACAGGCTCTAGCAGAAGGCATAAAAAATGCGGAATTGATGACTTTGGAAGGGGTGGGGCATGAAATACCTGAGGAACTTACAGAAGAAATCACGCAAAAGATTATTGGTCATATTAAAGGCGCATAAAAGAATTTACTTTTAAGATTTACTCTATATAATCACAGCTTATACCAACATATAATTCTTAATAATATCAAAACTCTCATAACCATGCTTCCGGTTTTAATATCGGACAAATTTGCTCACTCTATGACTCGCTTCTTTAGATTCATAGCAGACACCTTTTTTGTTGATAGATACGGGCATAGGGCTGTTGTCTTGGAGACAGTTGCAGGAGTGCCTGGAATGGTAGCTGGGGTACTAATGCATTTTAAGAGCCTCAGATCTATGAAAGTGGGTTACGGTGAATCTATCAGAGAGATGTTGGCGGAAGCTGAAAATGAAAGAATGCATCTGATGTTCTTTATTGAAATAGCGAAACCTAATTTTTTTGAGAGACTCCTTGTCTTATTAGCGCAAATGATATTCGGGTTTTTTTACTTAATAATGTATTTATTTTTCACCAGGACAGCCCATAGAATGATCGGCTATTTCGAAGATGAGGCTGTAAAGAGTTACACAGAGTATTTACAAAAGGTTGAAGATGGTGAAATTGAAAATTTCCAAGCTCCTTTGCTTGCCATTCAATATTACGGATTAGATCGTAATGCTAAACTTTCTGATCTAATAATAGCCGTAAGAAATGATGAACAAAAACATAGCAAAGTAAATCATTCTTACGCAGATAACTATTCTTAAATCTTTCCATTTTTATTACTTGTTTTTAGCTTAGAATTGCCTATTCTAAAATTTTAATTTAGGGGAATTTAATGGAAAGAAATTTTGACTACATCGTCATTGGTGCTGGGAGTGCAGGTTGTGTAATGGCTAATAGACTCTCTGAGAATGGAAAAGATTCTGTTCTTAGTATTGAAGCGGGTGGCAAAGATAGAAACTTCTTTATTCATATGCCCTCAGGCTATTCACAAATAGTACCTAAAAAAAGTAACTTAAATTATGGTTATGAGACTCAGCCTGAAACAACTACTAATAATAGAAAACTTTACTGGCCAAGAGGTAAGGTTTGGGGTGGTTCATCTTCGATAAATGCAATGGTCTATATCCGTGGTCACTCTTATGACTATGATCTATGGAGGCAGCTTGGTAATACAGGATGGTCATATGATGATGTTCTGCCGTATTTTAAAAAAGCTGAAAATTTTCAAGGTGATGGAGATGATGAGTTTCATGGATTTGATGGGCCATTGAATGTAAAAAAATCTTCCCGAACAGATGATCTTTTAATGGATGTTTTTCTAGAAGCAGGCCAAGAAGCCGGTTTCCCATTAACCGATGACTTTAATGGTAAAGAACAAGAGGGATTCTCTAGATACGAACATACCATGAAAAATACAACTTTTGGACCTAGAAGATGGAGCGCTGCAAGAGCATATCTTCATCCCGCACTCAAGAGAAAAAACCTATCAACAGAGACAAATGTACAGGTTAATAGGATTCTTTTTGAAGGAAAGAAAGCCATCGGTGTCGAGTATCTAAAAGATGGAGAGACATTCATCTGTAAATCAAATAAGGAAATCATTTTGTCTGCTGGGGCTATTAATTCTCCTCAGATACTAATGAATAGTGGAATAGGGGACCCTGAAGAATTAAAAAAACATAATATAAATATCGTTCATGAGTTAAAAGGAGTTGGAAAAAATCTTCAGGATCATTATGGAGTACTAAATTCCTTTTATGCAACTCAGCCAGTAACACTTCATAGATCAGCCGGTTTATTAAATACAGGGTTATCTGGAGTGAAATACCTTTTGTTTGGTACTGGAGATGCTGCATACCCCCCAACAAGTGCTGGTGCTTTCTTCAAATCTAGTCCTGATAAAGACATCCCAGACACTCAACTTCATTTTACTTCAATTCAGACAAAGGATCTTCATGGTCGAGAAGGTGTGGATAAAGATCATGGATTCACAGCTGTAATTTATATATGTAGACCACAAAGTAGGGGGCATATAGCACTCAAAAGCTCTGACCCAAGTGATGAGCCTCTCATGTTCCCGAATTATTTATCTGAAGAACAAGATATGATAGACACCAGAAATGCACTTAGAGAAACAAGAAGAGTTTTTTTACAAAAGGCATTTGATCCTTACAGAGGAGATCAATCTAAGCCTGGTAGTGATGTAGATGTTGACGATGATGATCAACTCGATGAGTGGATACGAAATACAGGAGAAACCCTTTATCATCCTGTAGGCACTTGCAAAATGGGTGATGACGACATGGCGGTTGTAAATAATAATTTACAGGTGCACGGCCTTGAAGGTTTGCGGGTTGTAGACGCTTCAATCATGCCTACCTTGATTGGAGGTAATACTAATGCACCTACAATCATGATTGCCGAGAAGGCAGCAGATTCCATTAGACAATAATAGACATAGCCTTAGAATAGACTGTCCCGGAGAGGTGGCTGAGTGGTTGAAAGCGCTCCCCTGCTAAGGGAGTATAGGGTAATCCCCTATCGAGGGTTCGAATCCCTCCCTCTCCGCCAGCCTATCTATGCAAAAAAAATAACATCCGCAACTTAATTCAGTTAATATTTCTGTACAACAAGGAATAATTATGAATTTAAAAAGTTTAGCTTTAACATTTTTAACAATTTTTTTAATTAACTGTTCAGGATCAGATAAAACTGAGCAAAATAAAAAAATGGCAGGAAATTTTCTTGATTTAGCATTATCAGAAAATCCAAAGTCGGCTCAACCTTTAACGCATCCAGATTTTACTTTTACTTTTATGGGAGAGACTGAAATATCGAATATTGCATTTGATAGAGAAGCTTACTTTGATGATTGGATACCCAATGTTGTTGGTGCTTTATTGCCAAATGGCATAACTTTAACTACTACAGATATGATTGGAGATGAGAGCGGTGTGGCCGTTATTATGGAAGGAGATGCCGAAGGTATAAACGGAGAATATGATAATAAGTATGTTTTTGTTTATAAATTTAAAGATGGAAAAATATTATCTATAAATGAATATAACAGTGACCTATTGGTGGCAACTAGACTGTATAAAAATAAATTAGTACCACTTGATTAGATCAATCTTTCAAAAAAAACCTTTTACCTTTTATTATTCTTTTTATTATTGGTTGCTCTGCTGAAGATAGTTCATCTAATAAATCTTCATGGAGTTTATCCGAGGGAATGGAATATCCGAAAGGTAATCAACTTTCTAGAGCCGAAGATGGTGTCATACTTGATGATGGAACTTTAATCGTTGCTGATCAAAGACATGGTTTAGCTAAAATTGATCTATCTGGAAATGTAACTCCTTTTGGTAATTTTGAAGCTTTGGAATATGCACATAATCCTCCAAAAGTTGAATCCGGGCCAAACGGCGTGCACCTGTCACCGGATAAAAAATTTGTCCTCACTGCGGATGTCTTCAACGGAAAAATTTATAAATCTTCTATTGAAAGTAACTCAACAGAAATTCTCTATTCTCATGAGTATGGAGTAAACACTGCGAGAGAAGATTCAACTGGAGCAGTTTGGTTCACTCAATCAACCGAAAATCAAAATGAGGAAAGAGTGTTTGAAGCTCTAGAGAGAGCTATTCCAGACGGTGCCTTATATCGTATTTCAAGTTTTGAAGGTGAAGTAACTCCTGAATTGATCATAGACGGACTTTATTTTGCGAACGGATTTTACATAGATGAGAGAAGTAACAAATTTTATCTCTCAGAAATGATGAAAAATAGAGTCCTCGTATTTGATTTGGATTTGTCGACAGGCTCACTTTCAAACCAAGTAATATTAGCAAGTATACCAACGCCTGATAATATGGAGCTCAATCATGATGGCAGATTATGGGTAGCGTCACTATTGTCAAACCAAATTTTGGCAATAGATTTAGAAACTGGAGACACTTCAGTTGTATTTGATGCACAGACAGAGGTAGGTCATGAAAATTTGCAAATAGGCTTACAAGATATGGAGAATGGAGAAGGTTTCGCAGATCTTCTTACTGAAGAGCTTATAGGTGACATGCCTGGGCTTCTAACAGGGATGATAATTGGAGATAATTCTCAGCCATTCTATGTAGCCAATTTAGGTTCCGCGCTAATAAAAGTCTCTAAAGAATAATATATAACCTTCTGTTGAATTTTTAAGTTCATATAGATCTACTGTAGGCTTTAATTTTATCCCAGTCACCGCTGATAATAATGGTTTTACCTTCATGTTGGAGATTTAGCCCCATCCTCGTTCCATCTGGGGAAAAACAAACCCCAGATATTTCTGTTGATCGTTTAGAAGAAACCCTGCCGAGAACATACATTTTTCCTTTAGGAGTAAATCCTATCAATTTACAAGCATTACTATCATTATCCTCACAGACTATTAAGTCACCCCAAGGAGATATAGTAATGTTGTCTCCCATCCAGAATTCATCTTTAGACTTAGATTCATAAAATAGGGTGATGTAATCATTTGCAGGGTTGTATCTCCAAATTTGTCCTAAACCAGCAAAACCTCCAGACTTGCAAGTAAAGTAAATTTCACTTTGATTAAGGTTATTAGTATCGACGATGATTCCCTCAGAGCCATTAAATGTTGTTCCACCTTTTTCCATGCCTTGAATTTTCGTTTTCTTTGAGGTTGCTTCTGGGTCCAATATAGAAACCCAAGATGTTTTAAGAGAATCACCAATTTTAATTTCCCCTTTACTATTATTGGCATTAACTAGGCCTTTTATACTTAATGCATAAAGTTTTCCCTCACCATCTAAATTATTTTTTGAATTAGGAATGAATTTATAGAAGAGTCCAGATGGATCGTCTTCAGTTTGATATACGCTTCCTTCTTTATCATTTATATCTACTGCTACAGCCTCTCTCTTAAATCTCCCCATTCTGCTCAATTTTTTATAACCTATTGAATTATTTCTTGGATCGATCTCAAATGCATAACCGTGGTTTTCTTGATAAGTCTCCTCACAAGAAATCCAAGTATTCCACGGAGTTTTACCGCCTGCGCAATTTTTTATTGTTCCGCTTAAACTTCTATAAGATTTTTCTACTTCTAGAGTTTCAGTATTCAAAATCAAAGTACTTGTTCCTCCCGAGTAAGGAATTCCATTGATAGTATCATAGGCTTTTGAAGCATCTAAGGACACATCAGGACTAGTAGTTTCATGATTTATAATTAAGGCCAATTTATTATTATCCAATTGGAAGAACTCCATACCATCTGGATCTCCTCCATAAACCAAACCATCAGACATCAAGTTACCTGTCTGCATAATTTCTTTGTAATGGAGTGGGCTAGGCAAATCAAATAAAGTATCAGGATCTTTAAGCAGTGAACCATTCCATTGATTTACATTCTCTTTTCCTCTTTTGTTATCCGCAAAAAGTGCTTTATTTCCGCTTGCATGAAAAGCCATAAGAGCTCCAGACATGACGAAGGTAACTTTAAGAAACTTTCTTCTTGAGAATGTTGATTTCATAAAAACGATAATTATATTTTGTAAGAAACAGTTTTGCTGCAACATTTATGAAAAAAAAATTTTATTTTTTAAAACTTTCTATATCATTCTTTTCCTAAATCAAAGGGATCAAGGAGGAATCAGTGAGTATTTATTCATCATCAAATCCGGTGACTATATCAACTCTTAATGAAATGAAAGTTAGAGGAGAGAAAATTGCTTGTCTCACTGCATATGATGCAACATTTTCAGCATTAGAAAGCTCTTGCGGCATAGAAGTTATTCTAGTTGGTGATTCTTTAGGAATGATTTTACAAGGTCATGACAGTACTTTACCTGTAACAATGGAAGATATTGTGTATCACCTTGATAATGTTAAAAGAACAAACCATGGCTCTATGATTATGGCTGATATGCCATTTATGAGTTATGCATCAGAAGAACAAACACTCGAGAATGCAGCAGCCTTGATGAGGGCTGGTGCAAATTGCGTCAAACTTGAAGGCACTTCGTGGATAAGTAGATCAACAGAACTTCTTGCTGAAAGAGGGATTCCAGTTTGTGCTCATATGGGTTTAACTCCTCAATCTGTAAATAGAATAGGTGGTTATATCGTACAAGGCAGAAATCCTGATAAAGCAGAAGAGTTAATAAAAGAGGCTAAATTGTTAGAAGAGTCTGGTGCAAGTATGCTTTTGTTAGAGTGTGTTCCTTCTGAATTAGCAAAAAATATAAGCGAATCTCTAAAGATCCCTGTGATAGGTATAGGAGCCGGTGTCGAAGTAGATGGTCAAATAATGGTAAATTATGATCTGCTTGGTATTACTCAAATGGAAAAGCCTCCTAAATTTGTGAAGAATTACCTGCAAGGCGCATCTTCTATTGAGGAAGCCATAAGAAGTTATGTTTCTGAAGTAAAAGAAAAAAAATTTCCTGGTATAGAACATAGTTTCAAGTAATGCTGATAATCTCCGATACTGCTGAACTTGAAGAGGCATTAAGGATATACCGAAGAAAATTCAAGCACATATCCTTAGTC is a window encoding:
- a CDS encoding alpha/beta fold hydrolase, whose translation is MSEGIAEVNNINIWWEDFGNPSNPSVLLIMGANANALLWREDFINPIVKSGFHVVRFDNRDVGKSTWVTTEPTFNIDAGSVVASEVSYTLEDMASDAVALMDHLNIQKAHIIGASMGGMITQVIGLDYPDRVSSLTPIMSSPGIGLEDSNLQGPTQEMMEAIIESMKLNMEGEYEDALVVNYRVLSGSRFPFNEEKFREQAKDVIAHGHNPFPGHGAAVGQSPHRGVRLSEIDIPTLVIHGTEDAILPYDHGQALAEGIKNAELMTLEGVGHEIPEELTEEITQKIIGHIKGA
- a CDS encoding alternative oxidase, with amino-acid sequence MTRFFRFIADTFFVDRYGHRAVVLETVAGVPGMVAGVLMHFKSLRSMKVGYGESIREMLAEAENERMHLMFFIEIAKPNFFERLLVLLAQMIFGFFYLIMYLFFTRTAHRMIGYFEDEAVKSYTEYLQKVEDGEIENFQAPLLAIQYYGLDRNAKLSDLIIAVRNDEQKHSKVNHSYADNYS
- a CDS encoding choline dehydrogenase, which produces MERNFDYIVIGAGSAGCVMANRLSENGKDSVLSIEAGGKDRNFFIHMPSGYSQIVPKKSNLNYGYETQPETTTNNRKLYWPRGKVWGGSSSINAMVYIRGHSYDYDLWRQLGNTGWSYDDVLPYFKKAENFQGDGDDEFHGFDGPLNVKKSSRTDDLLMDVFLEAGQEAGFPLTDDFNGKEQEGFSRYEHTMKNTTFGPRRWSAARAYLHPALKRKNLSTETNVQVNRILFEGKKAIGVEYLKDGETFICKSNKEIILSAGAINSPQILMNSGIGDPEELKKHNINIVHELKGVGKNLQDHYGVLNSFYATQPVTLHRSAGLLNTGLSGVKYLLFGTGDAAYPPTSAGAFFKSSPDKDIPDTQLHFTSIQTKDLHGREGVDKDHGFTAVIYICRPQSRGHIALKSSDPSDEPLMFPNYLSEEQDMIDTRNALRETRRVFLQKAFDPYRGDQSKPGSDVDVDDDDQLDEWIRNTGETLYHPVGTCKMGDDDMAVVNNNLQVHGLEGLRVVDASIMPTLIGGNTNAPTIMIAEKAADSIRQ
- a CDS encoding SMP-30/gluconolactonase/LRE family protein, which encodes MEYPKGNQLSRAEDGVILDDGTLIVADQRHGLAKIDLSGNVTPFGNFEALEYAHNPPKVESGPNGVHLSPDKKFVLTADVFNGKIYKSSIESNSTEILYSHEYGVNTAREDSTGAVWFTQSTENQNEERVFEALERAIPDGALYRISSFEGEVTPELIIDGLYFANGFYIDERSNKFYLSEMMKNRVLVFDLDLSTGSLSNQVILASIPTPDNMELNHDGRLWVASLLSNQILAIDLETGDTSVVFDAQTEVGHENLQIGLQDMENGEGFADLLTEELIGDMPGLLTGMIIGDNSQPFYVANLGSALIKVSKE
- a CDS encoding PhoX family protein; translated protein: MKSTFSRRKFLKVTFVMSGALMAFHASGNKALFADNKRGKENVNQWNGSLLKDPDTLFDLPSPLHYKEIMQTGNLMSDGLVYGGDPDGMEFFQLDNNKLALIINHETTSPDVSLDASKAYDTINGIPYSGGTSTLILNTETLEVEKSYRSLSGTIKNCAGGKTPWNTWISCEETYQENHGYAFEIDPRNNSIGYKKLSRMGRFKREAVAVDINDKEGSVYQTEDDPSGLFYKFIPNSKNNLDGEGKLYALSIKGLVNANNSKGEIKIGDSLKTSWVSILDPEATSKKTKIQGMEKGGTTFNGSEGIIVDTNNLNQSEIYFTCKSGGFAGLGQIWRYNPANDYITLFYESKSKDEFWMGDNITISPWGDLIVCEDNDSNACKLIGFTPKGKMYVLGRVSSKRSTEISGVCFSPDGTRMGLNLQHEGKTIIISGDWDKIKAYSRSI
- the panB gene encoding 3-methyl-2-oxobutanoate hydroxymethyltransferase — protein: MKVRGEKIACLTAYDATFSALESSCGIEVILVGDSLGMILQGHDSTLPVTMEDIVYHLDNVKRTNHGSMIMADMPFMSYASEEQTLENAAALMRAGANCVKLEGTSWISRSTELLAERGIPVCAHMGLTPQSVNRIGGYIVQGRNPDKAEELIKEAKLLEESGASMLLLECVPSELAKNISESLKIPVIGIGAGVEVDGQIMVNYDLLGITQMEKPPKFVKNYLQGASSIEEAIRSYVSEVKEKKFPGIEHSFK